The genomic stretch ATCAACTTTATTCCCGATTAATAAAATAGGATTATTCCCCACAAAACGATGGAGACCCGGAAGCCAGCTGCCATTGAAGTCAAAAATATCAACTATTTTTACAATCAAGCTGTCTGTACGGCCGATTTCATTCAATATTTTTAGAAAATCATCATCTGTCAATGAAACATCCTGAACTTCATTGTAATGCTTCAATTTAAAGCATCGCTGGCAGATTATTTTTTCTTTCTCAAGTGATGACGGCGGAGCGTATCCTAAACCCTCTTTATCCGTAGTCTGGATGGCAACTCCGCAGCCTACACATTGTAATTCATTCATGCTCAAGAACCTTCCTCCCAATCAATCATTCCTTTTCGTTTGAACCAGTTCATGATCCTGCGCTCGATCTGACGATTGAATTTCGTAAAGAATCCATCCGATTTTGCAACAGGGACCACAAGGATGGTGTAAAAACCAGACCTGTTTCCCCCGAATACGTCAGTTAAAAGCTGATCACCGATCACAACTGTCTCTTCTTTTTTTAGGCCCATGCTTTTTAAAGCCCTTTTAAACGCTCTGCCCATCGGCTTGCGCGCTTGAAAAATAAATGGAAGATGCAGGGGATCGGCAAAAGCCTTGACGCGGCTTTGGTTATTATTTGAAACAATGGTTACAGCGATTCCGTTTTCTTCCATTTTTTTGAACCATTGAATTAATTTTGGTGTTGCGTTTGGACGATCCCATTCTACAAGGGTATTATCCAAGTCTGTAATGATTCCTTTTATTCCCCTTCTTTTCAATTCATCAGGGGTGATTTCAAATATGCTTTTGACCTGTTCGTTAGGCAAAAATTGTTTCAGCAATGTTTACACCTCTTATTCATTTAACCTTTCTATCATAACCAATTTTCTTTGCACTTTCAAAATGAATTCTACGATTTCTTATGTTTTATATTATCATTCTAATTATTTTTCGACATTATCCAACATTGTCCATCAATGTGGATAAATCTATTCACAAAAATCACAGCGATATGGTAATATTTCCAGATTTTATGAACAGGTTAATCACAACTTATCCACTTTTCGTTGTGGATAACAGAACGCTTGTTCCAGCAGTTTATCTCTGATAGAGTAGGGTATACCGAGAGTAACTTACATATATATGAATTAACGTCAATTATAGAACACCATTTTGGAGGTGAATATTATGAGAAAGCTTTCAGATGAATTATTGATCGAATCCTATCATAAAGCAAAAGAGTTGAAGCTAAGTCCAGACTTCATTCGCCTCATTGAGTTAGAAATAAGCCGCAGAACATTGACCAATAAAATAAAAGTTTCCTCTTAATAGGATGCTTTTTATGACTTCCCCAATGCATTGGGGAATTTTTGTTTTTAGATAGAGTTTTTTGCTTTTTTATAATACCCGATGACTTCCCCCATTTGAATATCATAAGGGACTTGAAGGGGTGTCCTCTTTTCAAACACATCTTTTTCAAAGAACAGCACAACCGTTGAGCCAAATGAGAAATAAGCAACACCCTGCCCTTTTCTCCAAAAGTCTCCTTGGTGCGTCAATTCGATTGAATTGATAAACATGGCTCCTACTTTTGCCACTGCTACATGACCGTATTTGGTATCCAGCTCCGTAATACAGCGGTAATTCTTTGCCAAGGTGGATTTTCCATGCTTCATCCCCATTTTATTGACTGGAAATGATTTCTTCCCCAATGTGTACTGTTCAGCGACCCTCCCGTCTACAGGGCTGTGGATCCGATGATAATGTGAAGGACTTAAATAAAGGACCATAAAGACCCCTCCAATATATTTTTCCTCTACACCACGGTTCCCAAACATTTCCTTTAATGAATAGTTTTTGCCCTTTACTTTGAATTCACTATTTTGAGAAATGTCCCCAACGTCTTCAATGACCGCATCCACCGGACTTACGATGGTATTTTCCCCTGCATCTATCTTTCTTGCACCCTGTTTTAGCTCTCGAATGAAAAAGTCTTTTAAAGTAGGATAGGATGAAATTGAATCACCCATTTCTTCCTGATTGATTCCGTACCATTTTGCAAAAGACGGGACAACTCGCCTGCTCATTTTTGATTCGGCAAAAGATTTAATGATTCCAGATGTCACACGGCCATTCGTCAATTCAATAAAACTCCGATATAACAACGATTTCAAGTGTTTCCCCCCATAAATCTTCAAATACCTCTTAACATTTAGGCATAATAAGCATATAATAAAATATTATTATACAATATATATCATTAGTTTGATTCCTTTTGTTTATATTAAGGAGTGATTCATTTGTTTTTTTCACATGTGGTCGACCAAACCTTAAAAAAAATCAAATCACAAACTGCTAATCTTCTTACACTGACCAACATGAGTCTAGGTGGATTCGCCATTTTAGCCGCAACACAGGGACAGCTTAATTTAAGTGTGGTCCTGATTTTTGTCGCAGCTTTAGCGGACCGTTTTGATGGGATGGCAGCCAGAAAGCTCAATATTGAATCCGAATTGGGGAAGCAGCTTGATTCCATGAGTGATGTGATTTCCTTCGGAGTTGCACCTGCGTTGTTATTATACCAAGGAATCCTCCATTCTTTCGGGTTCCCGGGGTTATTTTTTACCGTTTTCTATATGTCATGCGGAGCATTCAGGCTTGCTAGATTCAATGTCACTGAAAGCAATGGCTACTTTACCGGACTGCCGATCACAGCAGCAGGCTGTCTTGCAACCCTGGCTTATTTATTTAACCCATTAATTCCATCGCACTTATATTTGTTTATCATGATTGCTTTATCTTTCTTGATGATCGCTTCTTTTAAATTTAAGAAAATGTAAAAATCCGGCTCCCAGGAGCCGGATTTTTATTTATCACTTTGTAAGCGATAAGAATTCTTCTACGTCATCGATGCATAATTGTACACCTTTTTCCCAGAAGTCTTTCTTAGTTAAATCTACATTCAGGTGTTTCATGGCCAAGTCTTCAACTGTCATGGACCCTGTATCTTTCAGTAGGGCCATATATTTTTCTTCATACCCCTCTCCTTCTTCCAATGCTTTTGCATAGATTCCAAGAGAGAATAGGAAGCCAAATGTATATGGGAAGTTGTAGAATGGCACCCCAGTAATGAAGAAATGGAGTTTTGATGCCCAGAATAATGGATGATATTCCTCAAGACCATCGCCATATGCCTCTTTTTGTGCCGTTTCCATCAATTCATTCAGGCGGTCTTTGTTGACTGGACCATTCTTGCGCTCTTCATAAAAACGAGTTTCAAATAGGTAGCGGGCATGGATATTCATAAGCAATGCCACGCTGCGCTGAACTTTATCTTCTAAAAGCGCAAGCCGCTCTTCCTCGGAATTAGCATTTTTGACAGCGGCATCGGCGACAATCATTTCTGCAAAAGTAGAAGCTGTCTCTGCCACGTTCATTGCATAGTTCCGATTCAATGGATGGACTTCTTTCAAAGCAAAGGAATGGAAGGCATGCCCGAGTTCGTGTGCCAGTGTGGACACATTCGAAGGCGTCCCTGAGTATGTCATGAAAATACGAGATTGCTTGCTTTCAGGGAAGAATGTACAGAATCCGCCCGGTCGCTTTCCTGGCCTGTCTTCCGCTTCAATCCAGCTATCTTCAAATGCTGTATTGGTGAATTGGGACAGCTCTTTCCCAAATTTCTGAAACTGCTCTGTAATGAATTCAGCTCCTTCTTGATAGGAAAGGGCGGAATCCGTTTCACCCACAGGGGCATCTAGGTCATACCAGCTTAATTTATCCACACCGATTAAATCTGCTTTTCGCTTTAAGTAGCGTACAAATGGTTCTTTATGATCTGCAATGACAGACCACATCGCATCAAGCGTTTCTTTTTTCATACGATTGTATTGAAGAGGCTCTTGAAGGACTTCATCCCAGCCGCGCTGTTTATAAACGGATAGTCTGAAGCCTGCTAAATGATTCAGCGTATTTGAAAGCAGATCAGCTTGATTCCCCCATGCCTTTTCCCAGTTGTTGAATACTTCTTTCCTTACTTCACGGTCTTTATGGGAAAACTTATTGGCAGCCTGCCCGACTGAAAGCTCATCTTCCCCGAGCTGCACCTTGATTTTGCTTACAATCGCATCGTACATTTCGCCCCATCCGTGGTAGCCGTCTACATTAAGTGCGTTGATCAAGGCTTCCTGTTCACGAGGTAGTTTCTTGGCTGCTTCTTCTCTTCTTTCATTAAGTACAAAACGAAGTTCTTTAAGCTCTTCATGGTCTAATAATTCATTCCATACATCATCATTGATTTTCTTCAATTTATCATCTAAAAGTGTCAGGACAGTTTGGAATCGTGAACTTAAGAGGGCAACTTTTCCTCTCAGTTCATTCGCTCCTGTATCAGATGTATCCTGCGCCTGAAGACAGCTGACAAATGCGCCTGCCTGCCTCATTTTTGTCCCCGTCTGCTGGAACAAATCAATGATTCCCACCAAATTCTCTGCTTCATATCCGCTTGAAGGCATTTCCCAGTCAGACACAGAACGATTGAATTCTGTAAGCAGTTGATCGAGCGATTCCAAATGCGAACGAAACTCTTGGGATCCGCTTCCACCTGAAAAGAAGACATCCAGATCCCACTTTAATGAATATGTACTTGTACTCACTTAAACTCCCCCTTTATATGCAATGTCTTCATTATAACTTTACTTATTGAAAAATTCTAATAATTTGACCAACAAAAGTGCAAACGACCTTGGTCAGCCCCGACAAGCATAAGACGGAACTCGAAGGAAATCCTGATTTCCGTAGAGGTACGGCTTATGATCTCGAGGGGCTAGGCGCTGGAACTGGACGTCGAATAACTCCTTTCCAAGCTATCCCCAAATAAATATTTTATATATTCCTAGACAAAAAAAGCCATTCTTCTCTTCCCAGCTTACAGCAGAAGAAAAATGGCTCCCATTATCATTCAATTTTCGCGGTCCCTTCTACTTAACAGCATGTGAAGTACCACCAGCCGCCAAAAATCAAAAGCAGCACTAAAAGGACAATTGCCAATGCCAGATATGCCCCTCCATAAAAGGGTACACCATAATAGCAGCCGGGCGCTGGCCAACCATAATACATGATTGCCCACCTCCTTCTTTTTAGATAGTTTATGAAAGGCAAGACAAATATGTATAGGCTGTTCATGGATATTCAATCAATTGCTAAACAGTTTTCTGAACATTAATAATTATGAGAAATATGATATAATAAACATATTGACATTCCACGTAATCAATCTGAAAAGGAGGCTTTAAACGTTGAAAATTGTCGGCATCTGCAAAAAATGCAAGGGACAGGGAACGATCCCTTCTTTCGGTTTTTTGAAGAAAACATGTCCTCATTGTAATGGCAAAGGAAAGATCACATCATCCATAAGCAATAAAAAGCAGTCAAATCCTCTTGATTCTCACCTTTGACAGATACCTCTCAACCATTTTTCAAACAAAAGATTTTCTTGGACCTGCACGAACCACCACTCCAAATCATAATCATGATTTATAGGCAATAGTCCTGATTTAGGGGTGAGTAGATTGGCTGGAATCCTTACTGCACTGGGTTATTTTCTGAAAGAACTTGTATTTTTAGTTTCCTATGTAAAAAACAATGCCTTCCCACAGCCGCTGACAGCCAGTGAAGAACGCAAATATCTGCGATTGATGGCGGAAGGCGATGAAGAAGCAAGAAATTTGCTGATCGAACATAATCTCCGCCTGGTCGCCCATATCGTCAACACAATATGAACATAAAGCAATGTATGGAAAACCCCATTACATATAGGGTTAGAGCAAACTTTACTTTAAGAAAATCAGGCAGATTTAATAAAATAATAATTGATAACGATAACTTTCATATTTTAGATATTTTGTTTCGATAAATTGGACAAGCACTATTACAATAA from Falsibacillus pallidus encodes the following:
- a CDS encoding YqeG family HAD IIIA-type phosphatase, translating into MLKQFLPNEQVKSIFEITPDELKRRGIKGIITDLDNTLVEWDRPNATPKLIQWFKKMEENGIAVTIVSNNNQSRVKAFADPLHLPFIFQARKPMGRAFKRALKSMGLKKEETVVIGDQLLTDVFGGNRSGFYTILVVPVAKSDGFFTKFNRQIERRIMNWFKRKGMIDWEEGS
- a CDS encoding sporulation histidine kinase inhibitor Sda, producing MRKLSDELLIESYHKAKELKLSPDFIRLIELEISRRTLTNKIKVSS
- a CDS encoding phosphatidylserine decarboxylase, with product MKSLLYRSFIELTNGRVTSGIIKSFAESKMSRRVVPSFAKWYGINQEEMGDSISSYPTLKDFFIRELKQGARKIDAGENTIVSPVDAVIEDVGDISQNSEFKVKGKNYSLKEMFGNRGVEEKYIGGVFMVLYLSPSHYHRIHSPVDGRVAEQYTLGKKSFPVNKMGMKHGKSTLAKNYRCITELDTKYGHVAVAKVGAMFINSIELTHQGDFWRKGQGVAYFSFGSTVVLFFEKDVFEKRTPLQVPYDIQMGEVIGYYKKAKNSI
- the pssA gene encoding CDP-diacylglycerol--serine O-phosphatidyltransferase; its protein translation is MFFSHVVDQTLKKIKSQTANLLTLTNMSLGGFAILAATQGQLNLSVVLIFVAALADRFDGMAARKLNIESELGKQLDSMSDVISFGVAPALLLYQGILHSFGFPGLFFTVFYMSCGAFRLARFNVTESNGYFTGLPITAAGCLATLAYLFNPLIPSHLYLFIMIALSFLMIASFKFKKM
- a CDS encoding M3 family oligoendopeptidase translates to MSTSTYSLKWDLDVFFSGGSGSQEFRSHLESLDQLLTEFNRSVSDWEMPSSGYEAENLVGIIDLFQQTGTKMRQAGAFVSCLQAQDTSDTGANELRGKVALLSSRFQTVLTLLDDKLKKINDDVWNELLDHEELKELRFVLNERREEAAKKLPREQEALINALNVDGYHGWGEMYDAIVSKIKVQLGEDELSVGQAANKFSHKDREVRKEVFNNWEKAWGNQADLLSNTLNHLAGFRLSVYKQRGWDEVLQEPLQYNRMKKETLDAMWSVIADHKEPFVRYLKRKADLIGVDKLSWYDLDAPVGETDSALSYQEGAEFITEQFQKFGKELSQFTNTAFEDSWIEAEDRPGKRPGGFCTFFPESKQSRIFMTYSGTPSNVSTLAHELGHAFHSFALKEVHPLNRNYAMNVAETASTFAEMIVADAAVKNANSEEERLALLEDKVQRSVALLMNIHARYLFETRFYEERKNGPVNKDRLNELMETAQKEAYGDGLEEYHPLFWASKLHFFITGVPFYNFPYTFGFLFSLGIYAKALEEGEGYEEKYMALLKDTGSMTVEDLAMKHLNVDLTKKDFWEKGVQLCIDDVEEFLSLTK